Proteins encoded together in one Terriglobus saanensis SP1PR4 window:
- a CDS encoding DNA-primase RepB domain-containing protein: MNEVAKDFLTRCFAPGDTIALLLRNESIAKTQQRIVPLERALAPRYRGWLAHENHNGANIYVAANPLLSGSRKRTKDCIASIRHLYIDIDVNGEARLAALRASELVPEPNVIVSTSAGKYQVLWRVEDFDFYTQEMTLKHLAMAFHGDIACTDCNRVLRIPGFKNCKYDPAQLVTVEYLSDATYQPDDFHLYVLREACMIPTVPQQPIRRDMQTNSEHDWAWVSGELAHGKDALTLTLELASRRFDKPSPTYYAQRTVDMASARLWLQEGTSMANVIAMLESRRKPELPATLCSARAREIAATAQRMIARQKIA, from the coding sequence ATGAATGAAGTCGCCAAAGACTTTCTCACCCGTTGCTTCGCGCCGGGTGACACCATCGCTCTCTTGCTTCGCAACGAGAGCATCGCTAAGACACAGCAACGGATCGTTCCTTTGGAACGTGCTCTCGCGCCCCGTTACCGTGGCTGGCTCGCTCATGAAAACCACAACGGAGCGAATATCTACGTGGCTGCCAATCCACTACTCTCCGGCAGCCGGAAGCGCACCAAAGATTGCATCGCTTCGATTCGTCACTTGTACATCGACATCGACGTGAATGGAGAGGCCCGTCTCGCCGCGCTGCGAGCCTCGGAGCTTGTACCCGAGCCAAACGTGATCGTCTCTACGTCGGCGGGCAAATACCAGGTGTTGTGGCGCGTGGAGGACTTCGATTTCTACACGCAGGAGATGACATTGAAACATCTTGCGATGGCCTTCCATGGCGACATCGCCTGCACCGACTGCAACCGGGTTCTTCGTATCCCGGGATTCAAGAATTGCAAGTACGATCCCGCGCAGCTTGTCACCGTCGAATACCTCTCGGACGCTACCTATCAGCCGGATGACTTTCACCTGTATGTCCTGCGCGAAGCCTGCATGATCCCGACTGTCCCGCAGCAGCCGATACGTCGCGATATGCAGACCAACTCCGAGCATGATTGGGCCTGGGTCTCCGGCGAGCTTGCCCACGGCAAAGATGCCTTGACGCTCACCCTGGAGCTGGCTTCGCGACGCTTCGATAAGCCCAGTCCCACCTACTATGCGCAGCGGACCGTAGACATGGCTTCGGCTCGTCTCTGGTTACAAGAAGGCACAAGCATGGCCAACGTGATCGCGATGCTTGAAAGCCGCAGAAAGCCTGAGCTTCCGGCGACACTTTGCTCCGCTCGTGCGCGGGAGATTGCAGCCACGGCGCAGCGCATGATCGCCCGCCAAAAGATTGCCTGA
- a CDS encoding single-stranded DNA-binding protein has translation MALGSRAHSLGFACVTRAGYGNFNETEITTMYSNKVTLIGFTGADAEVRTNNDRSLTTLSLATKSSYKKDGKYIEHTEWHRCVVFGKLGEFAATLKKGAHIQVEGELRSRKYDSTKTNTEVTIWEIRVNSILKLDRAQKAAAEDEDESTEGEVA, from the coding sequence TTGGCACTTGGGAGCCGGGCCCACTCGCTTGGCTTCGCCTGTGTGACCCGAGCAGGATACGGGAACTTCAACGAAACGGAGATCACCACCATGTACTCAAACAAAGTCACCCTCATCGGATTCACCGGCGCAGATGCAGAAGTTCGCACCAACAACGACCGCAGCCTGACCACTCTGTCACTGGCAACCAAGAGCTCCTACAAGAAGGACGGCAAGTACATCGAGCACACCGAATGGCACCGTTGCGTGGTCTTCGGCAAGCTCGGAGAGTTCGCCGCCACGCTCAAGAAGGGCGCTCATATCCAGGTCGAGGGCGAGCTGCGCAGCCGCAAGTACGACAGCACGAAGACCAACACCGAAGTGACCATCTGGGAGATCCGGGTGAACTCGATTCTCAAGCTGGATCGGGCTCAGAAAGCGGCGGCGGAAGACGAGGATGAATCCACCGAAGGAGAGGTCGCATAG
- a CDS encoding CpaF family protein produces MSYHLILPFFPEELRALLLDPSISDLMVNGTTGVYADRNGVIEHIPLATPYSNDRLQAAIERVARILGQDLTTQNPILNTRLPDGSRVAVVGAPSSINGPTLTIRKFNRWYTSDELIAAGSLPEVVRDKVIGFINERKNGIISGGTSSGKTTLMKALLDHVPQQERLVVIEQPAELKVSHPNAVRWEAVEAIPGQVGITPSQLLAAALRHRPDRIIMGEIRDECGYDLLQAMNTGHGGTLSTIHAKSAWDALNRLSDLALSARANLNHAFIRSETAEAIDFVLYCERDVTGRRRVRELITVTGYTHADQSFQTEDIYRASAA; encoded by the coding sequence ATGAGCTATCACCTGATTCTCCCGTTCTTTCCCGAGGAGTTGCGGGCGTTACTGCTTGACCCATCCATCTCCGATCTCATGGTTAATGGCACCACTGGAGTCTATGCGGACCGGAACGGCGTCATCGAGCATATACCCCTCGCGACGCCGTATTCCAACGATCGGCTGCAGGCTGCCATTGAGCGTGTTGCTCGCATCCTCGGACAAGACCTCACAACCCAGAACCCGATCCTGAATACACGCTTGCCTGACGGCTCGCGTGTGGCGGTAGTCGGCGCTCCATCTTCGATCAATGGACCGACGCTGACGATCCGCAAATTCAATCGCTGGTACACCTCCGATGAGCTGATCGCCGCTGGCAGCTTACCGGAGGTAGTTCGGGATAAAGTTATCGGCTTCATCAACGAGCGAAAGAACGGGATCATCAGCGGCGGAACCAGCTCAGGGAAGACGACCTTGATGAAGGCGTTGCTTGACCACGTTCCCCAGCAAGAGCGCCTCGTTGTCATCGAGCAACCGGCAGAGCTGAAGGTATCGCATCCGAATGCCGTCCGGTGGGAGGCTGTCGAGGCGATTCCCGGTCAGGTTGGCATCACTCCGAGTCAGCTCCTTGCCGCTGCTCTGCGCCATCGTCCCGACCGCATCATCATGGGTGAGATACGTGACGAGTGCGGCTATGACCTGCTGCAAGCCATGAATACAGGACATGGTGGCACGCTCTCCACCATCCATGCGAAGTCCGCATGGGATGCCTTGAACAGGCTCTCGGATTTAGCCCTGAGTGCGCGGGCTAACTTGAACCACGCTTTCATCCGTTCGGAGACAGCGGAGGCGATCGACTTCGTTCTGTACTGCGAGCGCGATGTCACGGGCCGTCGCCGAGTACGCGAACTGATTACCGTAACCGGATATACCCATGCGGACCAGAGCTTCCAGACGGAGGACATCTATCGTGCTTCCGCCGCCTGA
- a CDS encoding VirB8/TrbF family protein, whose product MSTHTAPIESALTPEQAVLADHVGNEVYASHYAERKAYRLVIGCGTVVLLGSMWLNFSLAHRPTANRYVRIDEMGRAQAIQYSDLNYSPREGEVRTYLTDWANYRYTIGRDTIAKKYPLNYYFLSQTLASQLMTADNGNHLVSQVVAGQIETSDVQVKNVTITSMSEETVQDARIARGTALIAIDRSYSAQNSREPRTEHWMLSITYYLNPSQVSDQARIFPQFETINPLGLTITEFHENRLSVDPIAPGTAGPSSALPVTPAVGATR is encoded by the coding sequence ATGTCCACCCACACAGCACCCATTGAAAGCGCACTTACGCCGGAGCAAGCCGTGCTTGCCGACCACGTCGGAAACGAAGTCTACGCCTCCCACTATGCCGAGCGTAAAGCCTACCGCCTTGTGATCGGTTGCGGGACGGTTGTGCTACTGGGTTCCATGTGGCTTAACTTCTCGCTTGCACATCGTCCTACCGCGAATCGCTACGTCCGGATCGACGAGATGGGCCGCGCTCAGGCGATCCAATACAGCGATTTGAACTACAGTCCGCGCGAGGGTGAGGTACGGACGTACCTCACCGATTGGGCAAACTACCGCTACACCATTGGCCGGGACACCATCGCAAAGAAGTACCCGCTTAACTACTACTTTCTCTCGCAGACACTCGCATCGCAATTGATGACTGCTGACAACGGGAATCATCTTGTCTCGCAGGTAGTCGCTGGTCAGATCGAAACCAGCGACGTGCAGGTGAAGAACGTCACGATCACATCGATGTCCGAGGAGACAGTTCAGGACGCGCGTATTGCCCGTGGCACGGCGCTTATAGCCATCGACAGGTCATATTCCGCTCAGAACTCCCGTGAGCCACGAACAGAGCATTGGATGCTCAGTATTACCTACTATCTAAACCCGAGTCAGGTGAGCGACCAGGCCCGCATCTTCCCGCAGTTCGAGACGATCAATCCGCTTGGATTGACCATTACGGAGTTCCACGAAAACCGGCTCTCCGTCGATCCCATTGCTCCCGGAACCGCCGGACCATCGTCGGCGTTGCCAGTGACGCCAGCCGTAGGAGCAACGCGATGA
- a CDS encoding type IV secretion system protein: MSIVILAQALPSTSSGMDWLYQFTNNLTNLTTQNGGALTQLGWTELSCISLFTLVNMVINWNTTTMTFRLHHHPVRAGDLTHFLLKLIVCSLLLNYWVNPFPGASFGINHFFSYIAQAMVAAFDQHSLDQLLQLLKNAGDGTSMPSFTAPVQILCYVLVQIMLGLASAILFVINCSAFILYGVTALFGPVFVPLLMTQTFKAKFFQFLDVLISFAMIRAVAAAFIFVWAGFMNGFLQQTFNGNYSMDMWIANLIPCLMVFVAFIINMLFIPSMTQAIFGGAAGMAGSIGNAVGKLASTAAVAGGA; this comes from the coding sequence ATGAGCATCGTCATCCTCGCACAAGCACTGCCGTCCACATCGTCGGGCATGGACTGGCTCTACCAGTTCACCAACAACCTGACCAACCTCACCACGCAGAACGGCGGCGCATTGACCCAGCTCGGTTGGACGGAGCTTAGCTGCATTTCCCTCTTTACCCTTGTGAACATGGTCATCAATTGGAATACCACCACGATGACGTTCCGACTGCATCACCATCCCGTGCGTGCCGGGGATCTTACCCACTTCCTACTCAAGCTCATTGTGTGCAGCCTGCTGCTGAACTATTGGGTTAATCCCTTTCCCGGTGCCAGCTTTGGCATCAATCACTTCTTCAGCTACATCGCACAGGCGATGGTTGCGGCGTTCGATCAGCACTCGCTCGACCAGTTGCTCCAGCTTCTCAAGAACGCTGGCGATGGAACGTCCATGCCGTCTTTCACCGCGCCCGTTCAGATCCTCTGCTACGTCCTCGTCCAGATCATGCTTGGACTCGCCTCCGCGATCTTGTTCGTCATCAATTGCAGCGCCTTCATCCTTTACGGTGTGACCGCACTCTTCGGCCCTGTCTTCGTGCCATTGCTGATGACGCAGACCTTCAAAGCGAAGTTTTTCCAGTTCCTCGATGTGCTCATTAGCTTCGCTATGATCCGTGCAGTTGCAGCAGCCTTCATCTTTGTATGGGCCGGATTCATGAATGGCTTTCTTCAGCAGACCTTCAACGGCAACTATTCGATGGATATGTGGATCGCCAATTTGATCCCTTGCTTAATGGTCTTCGTCGCTTTCATCATCAATATGCTGTTCATTCCGAGCATGACCCAAGCCATCTTTGGCGGTGCAGCGGGAATGGCGGGAAGTATCGGAAATGCAGTCGGCAAGCTGGCTTCGACGGCAGCCGTTGCGGGAGGAGCATAA
- a CDS encoding TrbI/VirB10 family protein: protein MTAPNQNPPATVPEQPEAKSPLKKGMPMVIVLVVIIALIGIANVSSLLSGSKKAAPTSAMAMRPASPNAQQVNSFSTQQQVQAQRDAEERQHQQELAAALQQLQVEQSVPGPEAAGTQPMTAAQRDAIYGNSPNAPQRTSNVSQAQAEAKQKALAKEKQAQDAINSDTVAIDFAHTGAAPGAAVAPQAATAVLGEHEEARPQIATEMIAGTSPSGASDRPGIVQSASGQPSKANSKTDAIAGYDFDNYQGHLYRVFEGTVFEGVVTNHIDGGLSGPILVMLTTDYYSHDHQQLLMPQGTRLIGTVQSVGNAQQRKMFVTFHRAVCPDGFSLDFDKYIGLDPLGTTGLATKVDHGYLMAFGAAAAVGGLGGLAQIGNNGSVLTASSQIRSGISEQSATEGEQVLNHFLNRLPIITLKEGSRARVYVGRDILIPSYAEHRVDPTM, encoded by the coding sequence ATGACCGCGCCCAATCAGAACCCTCCCGCAACCGTCCCGGAACAGCCCGAAGCGAAGTCGCCCCTCAAAAAGGGTATGCCTATGGTGATCGTTCTGGTTGTCATCATTGCCCTTATCGGCATAGCCAATGTGTCGAGCCTGTTGAGTGGGAGCAAGAAAGCTGCCCCTACAAGCGCGATGGCCATGCGTCCCGCGTCTCCAAATGCTCAACAGGTGAATAGCTTTTCGACGCAGCAACAGGTGCAGGCTCAACGGGACGCGGAAGAACGCCAGCATCAGCAGGAGTTAGCGGCCGCTTTGCAGCAGCTTCAGGTGGAACAGAGTGTCCCCGGCCCAGAGGCCGCCGGGACACAACCCATGACGGCAGCACAGCGCGATGCCATCTACGGCAACAGCCCGAACGCACCACAGCGGACTTCCAATGTTTCGCAAGCTCAGGCAGAAGCCAAGCAGAAAGCGCTTGCGAAGGAGAAACAAGCCCAGGACGCCATCAACAGCGATACAGTCGCTATCGACTTTGCCCATACTGGCGCAGCGCCCGGTGCCGCTGTGGCACCGCAGGCAGCAACGGCTGTCCTAGGGGAGCATGAAGAGGCACGTCCGCAGATAGCTACGGAAATGATCGCCGGAACATCTCCCAGTGGCGCAAGCGACCGGCCCGGCATTGTGCAGTCTGCTTCTGGTCAGCCGTCGAAAGCAAATTCCAAGACCGACGCCATTGCTGGATACGACTTCGATAACTATCAAGGTCATCTCTATCGCGTCTTCGAGGGCACGGTATTTGAAGGGGTTGTCACCAACCACATCGACGGTGGGTTGAGCGGTCCGATTCTGGTCATGCTCACCACCGATTACTATTCGCACGACCATCAGCAGCTCCTCATGCCCCAGGGCACACGTCTCATCGGCACAGTGCAGAGTGTCGGCAACGCGCAGCAACGGAAGATGTTCGTCACCTTCCATCGCGCTGTATGCCCTGATGGGTTCTCCCTCGACTTCGACAAGTACATCGGTCTTGATCCATTGGGCACCACCGGACTCGCCACCAAGGTAGACCACGGCTACTTGATGGCGTTTGGTGCGGCTGCTGCTGTGGGCGGTCTAGGTGGTTTAGCGCAGATCGGCAATAACGGCAGCGTCCTTACGGCTTCCTCTCAGATACGCAGTGGTATCTCCGAGCAGTCCGCGACGGAGGGCGAGCAGGTATTGAACCACTTCCTAAATCGCCTGCCCATCATCACGCTTAAGGAAGGCTCCCGAGCCCGCGTATACGTCGGGCGCGACATCCTCATCCCGTCCTACGCGGAGCATCGCGTAGACCCCACCATGTAA
- a CDS encoding TrbG/VirB9 family P-type conjugative transfer protein yields the protein MKPIIPIVVSAGLALASAACHAADTHPLQPNAPRTVTVSEADTPPVIRAGLLQSTLIVLPAEEKVANVFAGDTVDWVFDGGHVASRFISVKPKVANGSTDIHIVSDHGNEYTLQLHEISSEPDAHFDSKVFLAPSDKAAKDRLTQLPVFVPAAELDKAKQEAASAKAAQAAELKAEETKAEQYRSQYPGNLHFDYTWDQSKGKSLGLQQIWRDDKFTYLRGQFQETPALYELKDGKGSLINFDFNAGLYTVPKQLDNGYLAIGKQKVEFHRVGGAK from the coding sequence ATGAAACCAATCATCCCCATCGTCGTCTCCGCCGGACTTGCGCTGGCCTCTGCCGCTTGCCATGCTGCAGATACTCATCCTCTACAGCCGAATGCACCGCGCACCGTTACCGTGTCCGAGGCGGATACGCCTCCTGTGATCCGTGCCGGCCTATTGCAATCGACACTCATTGTCCTTCCCGCCGAGGAGAAGGTCGCCAATGTCTTTGCAGGGGATACCGTGGACTGGGTGTTCGATGGCGGCCACGTTGCGAGCCGGTTCATCAGTGTCAAGCCCAAGGTTGCCAATGGATCGACCGATATTCATATCGTCTCCGATCACGGCAATGAGTACACCTTGCAGCTCCATGAAATCTCCAGTGAGCCCGATGCCCACTTCGATTCCAAGGTCTTCCTTGCTCCCAGCGACAAGGCAGCAAAAGACCGACTGACACAGCTTCCGGTTTTCGTGCCCGCTGCCGAGTTGGACAAAGCCAAGCAGGAGGCCGCCTCTGCCAAAGCAGCTCAGGCAGCGGAGCTGAAGGCCGAAGAGACCAAAGCGGAGCAGTACCGGAGCCAGTATCCCGGAAACCTCCACTTCGACTACACATGGGACCAATCAAAAGGCAAATCTCTTGGCCTTCAACAGATATGGCGCGACGACAAGTTCACGTACCTGCGCGGGCAGTTTCAGGAGACCCCGGCCCTCTATGAGTTGAAGGACGGCAAAGGCTCGCTCATCAACTTCGATTTCAACGCTGGCCTTTATACGGTGCCGAAGCAGTTGGACAACGGCTATCTCGCCATTGGCAAACAGAAGGTAGAGTTCCACCGCGTGGGAGGAGCGAAATAG